The region TGACTTTATGGCCTGCTTGCAAGTTACTCCCTGGGAGAAGGCCAGGGAGGAAAGGCTTCCGTTAACCCTTCGGGCTACTGAGGGTTTTCAGTAACTTCCATCGTGAAAACCTAATGCTGTGAAGGACCCCCAGGCAAACCATTCTCCAATCCTATGCATCCCAGAGTCCCTGTCCCAGAGCGGCTGATTTCAGTGTCAAATCTCAGAAGATAATTCTCAAGCCCTCCATCCAATTTCCAAGCTTGTACTGTAAGCACCACTTCTCCAGCTGGGTGTTGTCTGGTGAGGTTTCATTGCCAACTTACATTCTGAAGGCTTTTATTGCTCATTCCTTTAAAAGGCCTCTTGATGCATCCAAATTCCAAAAATGGATGGGGTTCTTACCCAGGGCTGAGGACTAGGAATGCTGGGAGAAGAAGCACACTTCTTTCCCTGAAGGAGCCCTATTTGGACAGGTCAGTGACTCAGTGGGTGCCTGCTGCCCTGGAACCCTGTAGGAGCATAGACAGGGACCAGATAGTAGGAAACTTCCTGGAAGAGGAGGATCTGGTGAGTCTTAAAGTTCACCTAGTTAAACAGGGTAGGGTGGAGCATCTCcaacactgctgcactggggattaagtttccaactgtgtattttctaactttctttcttatttcttttctttctttctttttttttttttttttttggtaccaggaattaaatccaggggcactcaaccttggagccacattcctagacctttttaaaatatttgatttggaGACAAGAcctcactaaggtgcttagggcctctgagcctggctttaaactcacaatcctcctgcctcagcctcctgagcagctgggattacaagtttgCATCACCATCAGAACTCTGTGAGCTCTAATCATTATCCCCATCTTTCAGATATAGGAACTCCTGAGAGTAAACctacccaaggtcacaaagccaaTTAAAGTGGCAGAAATTGGACTCTATGAGTTCCATAAGTAACACGTGAATTCTGGGGGACACATTCCCACCATAGCAGGGGCATACCAAGTCTGAGTGGGGAATAGTTAAAATTTTAGACAGGGAAGGCCTCCTTGAGAGAGTGGCTCTTGAGAAAAACCTGAAAGAAGCAAGTCATATGGAAATCTAAGAGAAAGGCAATCCAGAGAGTGGGTACAGACCAGGCAAAGCtctgaggggtgaggggtgagtgTGCTGGGGTATCCAAGGAATGACGGGGAGGCAGGGTCCTGGGCAGAAGCAAAAAGACGAGTTGGGGAAGCTAATGCAAAACTCTAAGCAAGAGATGATGGTGGCTTGGGGGCGAGTGATGAGAAATGGCCAGATTCTGGAAATGGTGTGAAGACAGAGCCAGTATTTGCTAATGGGCCAGGGACAGAGGGTAAGAGTGGAAAAGGGGATTACGCAAAGCCCCAGAGGTGCAAGTTGGAGTCCAGTGTATTCTATattctttctcccccaccccagaaaTCCTCCCTACTCCTTGGATTTAGATTTATATCACTTGCAGCCCAACTTCCCTACTCAGTAAAGGACATTTGGTATTAAAAAGagtagatttagggctaggatataattcagtgggagagcatatgtgtgtgtgtgtgtgtgtgcgcgcgcgcacgcgcgagtgcacacacacacacacacagaaagaacagattttaaactggtttaaaaatttctgaggctatgactttttttttttgagatgggaccACAGcaagttgcccaagctgacctagactctccatctccctgtctcagcttcccaagtagctgggaatataGATGtgggccaccaggcccagctgagACTGTGACTTCTAAGACTGGGGCATAAAACATAATACATCTCCTGTCATGTCCTCCAAAACACTTGTTCGATGTTCTAAAATATTATCACTTTATGGTTCTGCAGACTTCTAATGATAATACTGGAAAAATAATCCTATTTTTCAGGTATCCAGCAGAAACCTTTCAGAATACAGAACTGAAGTTCTGTACATTATAAACGTACTCAACATACTCTGAATGTTACAAGTTTGCTGAAATTCTGCTTCATGGAATTCCACTGCATTGATTAGAGAAGCATTCCTGTCTCTTATGATTTAAGCCTTAGACAGATCCACACTTGATAAACTATGTGCCACTTTTATCAAATGAATGGATGAGTTTAGCACCATAAACTCAAACTTCActaaatttatgtatttgtttgtttgtatgtttgtttttgtggtgctggggatcaaacccagggcctcacatatactagccacacacactaccactgagccacatccccagccctaatttaatttttatagtttgttcatttattagttcAAGGAAAGAGAGAATAAATAGAGTAACAGTATACAAGCAATGAATGATAGTTTCATGATGAGTAAAGAtattaaataagaaaaccaaGGCCATCTGATTTTATCTTAAATACTGGCCTGTTACTTTAGCATTGCATTTAGAGCCAGTATTCTGGTTTCTGTACAAAAATAATGCCTTTCTTTGACATTGGTAACTCACTAAGCATCTATCTTAATGgttcctacattaaaaaaaataccttattGTCCTCAGCAGTAAATAACCTACATTGCATTCAATTAGACAAATTAGTTTATATTTCTATTCCAAACTATATCCACTACTATACGTCCATCCATACCATGCACACATTCTATAATCAGAGAAATTCTATGCTATCAGTATGAGTTACATTTACTTTTACATTGGATAGTGTAgtcaactgaattttttaaaaaatattaagaaagaaatctTCATATAACTACTTCTGAATAGATGATTCCCAAATTCTAACACTTCCAAGCTGGTTCCTCTACAGGGCTGCAAATCTTTTGTCTAGTATCTTCTAGACTCATGCATCCCAACCTAAATGCATCCTCAAACTGCCCCTATTCCCATATTCTGAGTATCTATTTGTGACATCTCCATCCACCTGGTCAGCcagcttcaaagtttgaatcttcGACGCCTGTCTATCCTTCACCTCCTATAACAAATCATTGGCCAGATATTACCCCTGAACAGTGCCCAAACTGACTTTCCAACATCTAccctttcccttcttcccctcACTACCACAATTTTCTCTTTAAAGCTCAAATATGTTATTACttgctcaaaatattttttaaaaatattattttttccctccctccttccatggAATAGCCTAAATGCCTTAGAATCAAACCAAGCCTTTCCACAATTTGGCCAACTCCCCACTGCACTGTTTTGACTGTACCTGGGATTTAACTGGTGGAGGTGAACAAGTCATGACACAGTGGTCAGGACactgaaagaaattttattactCAGTTTTCAGACGAAGGGCTGTTCTCTACCACATGGGCCACATGGGGAAGTAGCAGGGTCAGTGAGtaggcagagggaaggagggaaagcaTAGCTCTGGTGAGCCTTTGTTGTGGTTTCTGTGGGAAGAAATGGAGACACAGGGAGACAGGCTTGAGTAAACTTAGAATCAGATGGTTTAATCAGATTGTCAGTGGGCAGCAGAGTGGTCTCTAATTGTCCTGTACAGGATTCTGGGGTGATTTACCATGGTGCTTTAGGGAAGGGAGATATTGGCTTGGTGAGTGAATTAGATAAAGGAAATGACTGGTTTGTATAACAAAGACATGTTCAAAGACACTTGTTTGCAATCTCTAGGAATTAGCTGACTTTGGAGGGGTAATTCCTCTCTGGTTCTCCAATCCCCAAGATGTCAAAGCAtcatgaaatacaaaagatagTCTCAAGATGGTAACAGCATCCAGGCTCCTGAGGCTAGCTCAGTGTAGCCTGCAGTGCTTGGGCCCAAGGGGATGCTCTTGCTAGACTGGCCTTTCCCTCCTAAATTAGGGCAGCAGTAGCCGCATCTTGGCTCTCCTCCATGGTGCTGAGTGAGCCCAAAGTGTGTCCACTGGAGACTGCAAGTATAGATGAATGGAATATTGCGCGGTAGTTTATGGATGACAGTTTTGATCTGAAAGTCAACCCAACAATAGGTGCATCTTTCATGATCAAAACTGTCCAGTTGCAAAATGAGCTATATAAATTCCTAACCTGGACTACAGCTGACAAGAACTATTGTGCCTTGGTACCAATATACCACAGGGGGTCAATCGCAGTATAATTGTTGATATCACACAAGAAGAGATATTTCAACATGAAGGGATTGTGAGAGCTTCGACAGCATGGCCCATCTCATATTATGGGTTTGAGAATATAGAGGCAGGCTGGGGATCCTGCCACCAGGTATCACCTAGCACTTGAGCCTTCTTCCTGCAAAAAGGACTTTCAGAAATTGACCAGTTCTCTTCTGTCTTTGAAGACTGCAGCAATGACATTCCAGTCTGTGAAGTTCTCTTATGTAAAGAATCTCTGACATGCAAAGGAATGACATCAGTGGTTTTTGACCTTGTTGAAAAGGAATGTATATAATTCTATGGATGGGAGGATTACATTTTTGAGCAGGTAATCAGGATTTTATATagtattcataaaagaaaaaaagcacttTCATGATTCTTGAGGGGAGAAAAGGGCCTTTTGAGAGTGTAATTTCCCTGGTTTCTCATTACCACTTTAGAAgaaattgtattatttaaaatgttgtagGTATTGTTAGCAGAAGGATAGCAATCATTACTTGAAGCTAACCTGGGTTATTTATAAGACTCAAGGAAATAATTTCATCCTGACTTGTGTAAAGCACATTTCACCTAATACAGATGCCCCTTTGATTTATGATAGTAACCGCCCAATAAATCcactgtaaatttaaaatatcaccaagttgaaaatgcatttaatacacctaagCTACTTAATGCCCAACGCTAAGCTCCACACCAGGAAAACTTCCGGGGGGGGGCGCCCTCCACGGCGCCAGCCCCTCGGTCTCTCGGACCAATCCACAGGTTTTGTCGATTGCTTCTGCCTGGACAGTGTTCCCGGCGCGGCAGCCCCGCCCTGATCGACTGCTCGGGTCTGGCCCGCCCCCGGGCGCGGGAAAGTAAGTTTTTGTTGAGTTTTTATCCGGGCGGCGGCTGCAGTGATCTGCTCAACCCGAACCATTCCTCAGCGTCCTCGGCCTCTCCTTCTTCCTGGTCCCCCTCGAACCACACGAGTGCAGCCGAGGGGCCCAGCTCGCCGCCATGTCCGAAGCTTATTTCCGGGTGGAGTCGGGTGCGCTGGGACCCGAGGAGAACTTTCTTTCCTTGGACGACATCCTGATGTCCCACGAGAAGCTGCCGGTGCGCACCGAGACGCCCATACCTCGCCTGGGCGCTTTCTTCCTGGAGCGGAGCGCGGGCGCGGAGCGGGACCACGAGCTGCCCCAGGTGAGAGCCGCCGGGGACCCGCCGGAGCCTCGCGCGAACCGCCGCTGCGGGTCGGGCCCGCCGAGCGCCTGCGCGTCAGGGTCGCGTCGCGTGGGCCTCGGCGCACTGCAGCAGCGCGCGGGGAACGGGAGCCGCCCGGTGCCGGGCGTGCCTCCGACCCTCCGGTGCCACGTGACCCGACCCGCACTGGCCCCCTCCTTTCGGCTGGGGGACGGGTGGGAGCCCCCGACGGCACCCGCAGCCCTTCCTGAGGCCTCCCGGGTGCTAGCGTGGGCGGGGTCGGCGACCTGTCATCCTCCTCCGACCTCGTAGGTTGGTGTTGTCAGCCCAACAGAAAGGTTGGGTGGCTCGGCCAGGGCCCCCCAGGAAGCGGTGAGCTGGGATTCCAACCAGGGCCCTGTGGCTGCACACACAGGTTCGTCCCAGGACAGTGACTTGTAATGgctatttttcatttcctgtttAACCTGTTTTGTTTAGAAGGATGTTTTTTGGGGGGCTGTTTTAGTTTTTATGAAAGTAACacaaatttttaagtgaaatagtaactatatatatcttatatattagatgtatatatatatatatattaggtatatatacatataatatatattattaatacatatattagatatatagtatatacgtatatgtatatatacatgtaatgtaatatacatatatacacacacacacactatatatatatgtctacTTTGCTTTCCCACATAGGGCCTGTGTACATTTTTAGTGATGTCTTCAAAATTCAcctctatatatttttaatatctttatttatctgtttttatgtggtgccaaccATTGAACCCAGTGcgacatgttaggcaagcactctaccactgagccacaaccccagcccaaccttcATACTTTTAGATGATATTCTTAAACTCATCTTTGTGATTTGTAAAAATGCAGACATTATTGACATCCCATTACAGTACATTGTACTTATTGTGTTAACTGGTAAACACAGAGATATGCTGCCATAACTTTATTCatatttacttagtttttaacctaatgtcctttttctatttcaggTTTCTATCTATGGTACCACATTGCATTTAGTAATCATGTCTTCTTAGGCTCCTTCTTAGCAGTAACAACTTTGagattttacttgtttttttttttgttgttgttgtttgtttgatactgcgcattgaacccaggggcactttaccattgagctacatccttagctctCAGAATTGCTTAGggtgtctctaagttgctgaggctgaccttgaacttgtggtcctcctggcctcacttgctgggattatgggcatgcaccactgcctTGCCTGCTGTTGCCTTTTAGTTAGTGTTTGcgtgacattttttttctgtcctgttTTCAACATTtctgtgtctttatatttaagGCATGTCTCTTCTAAGCAGCATATAATTAGGTCTTTTCATTGAGTTTGGCAATTTTTAATTGATGTATTTAAtccatttacttttaattattgatatgcttgtgtttatttttacctTCCTATTGACCCTTCCCTTCTGGGATTCAAATTACTTGCATgttagagtttttctttttcttttttctcaccgtattttatgtgtgtttgttgTGCTCTTGTCTATATTTTTTCCTGCATGGAACTtccatttgatgattttttttaatatctttattttatatttatatggtgctgagaattgaacccagtaccttgcgcatgctaccacttgagccacatccccagccccttgatgattttttaaaaattttttttacttctagatggacacaatatctttattttatttatttatttttatgtggtacaaaGCatcgaatccaggacctcactcatgcaaggcaagcactctaccactgagctacaaccccagccctccatttgaTTTTTAAGTCCTATTTTAAAGTTGGTGTCTGATTACCCTGATATTTGGTGTCAAATGTTTGGAGTTGCTCTTGGCCCCTCCATCCTGGCTGCTTTAGCAGATTTGAATTCAGACACAAACGTGTCTTCAGCTGGTGGTATTTTGTCAGAGCTCTGTTTACACCACCCACCTTCTCAAAGCTGCTCCCACCCTTTGCTGCAGTTCTCCCTAGTATGCTTGTGTTGCTTCCTTTAAACTAATTAtgtttatctttgatttttttttaatgagatttctCTTAAAACtcaagttgatctcatagaagttgagaatagaatggtggttaccagaagcTAAGGAGAGGATGGGGATATAAGGCTGGGGAGAACTTGATCAGTGAGTACTAAATTCTAGTTAGATAACGGTAGGAAGTGCTTGTGTGCTATTACATAGTAGAATGACGATAAATGATGATATATAATGTACGTgtttaaaaagctagaagaaaggaccaggtgtggtggctcatgcctgtaatcccagctaccaggaggatcacaagttaaaggccagcctgggcaacttagcaagaccttgtcaaaataaaataaaaaggggctggggttatagctcagatggtagagtgcttgccttgcatgcacaaggccctgggttcaatctcagcacacacacccccgaaaaaaataaataaagtaaaataaaaaggactggggatgtagctcagaggtagagtgttcctgggttcagtcaccagaaccacaaataagtaaataaatttaataaaaatagatgagaCTTCAACCCACACAGTTCATTTCTTCATTCACAACCAGGTCTTCTGCATAtgacagtcacacacacacacacacacacacacacacacacacacacacacacgccccaAATAGAACACACAGTTTCGCCCAGgcgctgttttttttttttttgtcagacaTATTTACCatgctgtttgtttttaaaatctacctCTTGTCTGATGCAGGGCTCAAAGATTGAACTCCCCTTGTGGCTGGCAAAAGGACTTTTTGACAACAAGAGGCGCATCCTTTCCGTGGAACTTCCCAAGATCTACCAACAGGCCTGGAGGACCGTGTTTAGTGCAGATGCCAATGTGGTAGACCTCCACAAAATGGGGCCTCATTTCTATGGATTTGGTTCCCAACTCCTGCATTTTGACAGTCCTGAGAATGCAGATATTTCTCAGTCTCTTCTGCAGGTAAATAACTGGTGTGAAGGCCTAGGATGCTACACTGGTCTCAGGAGCCAGCCAAATGTCActttagttttttattatttccactttGGCCTGTAATTACAGCGtacctgctgtgtgtgtgtgtgtgtgtgtgtgtgtgtgtgtgtgtgtgtgtgtgtgtatgagtatgAGAATATACCTGTCTCCTGTAACATGTATCATTCTTTAcagtaagatttttttctgtgatcccagcagttcaggaggctgagacaggaggatcgtgagttcaaagccagcctcagcaaaagcgaggtgctgagcaactccgtgagactctacctctaaataaaatacaaagtagaactggggatgtggcttagtggttcagtgcccaagttcaatccctgtacatacacccccccaaaaaaaaatatgtcttagctttttgaaatgtataattcattattgttatctgtagtcaccctactgtgtaACTTCCTCCtaactataatatttttaaaacatgactttTCAACTGCACTTGATATTTGCCTATAATTGGAACTAACAGCAAATCTAGGGAATGAGGAAAAGGTAATGGTGAGTTACAAGCACTTAGATACACGATTCCAGCCCAGTTGCAGGTCTGCTCTAGGGGTTTCTAGTGGAAATACTTGAATGACTTGGTTATTTGTTCCCTTCCGTTGTTCTGTGGTTAGGACTTGGCTCTGCCATGAACTAATTGTGTGACTTGGTCAAGTGACTTGACCTCTCCAAGCATCAGTTCTGGAGATTAATAATAGTACCATGTAGTACCATTTAACACATGCGGTAAATAGTAACTATGCTATTTTTCATGAACAAAACCATGTTGTGTATATTATCATTCTTCGTAGTTTATTTTAACccttcataattttattattttttatgttaatattaGAAGAAACATTTCCACCTGTTGGGATATAAGCAGTTGAAAGACTTtacttcctcatttttatttttatgagagcTGTTAACTTAAGACAGGTTTGCTACCTGGGCTATGCCGACATCCTCCATCAGGCTTAAGGGTTCTTTGGCCCACCAACTACTAGTCCTACttttaatgtaaataataaagaaaaatgttgctgTCCATTCAGAAAAAGGAAGTCTATATAGAGACTATAAGCTTGAACTCAAGCTTATGGAATTCTTTTTGAGCAGAAAGATAAAAACAAGGAAAACCCATTTGTCTTACAGTGTTTGCAGGACATGTGCTTAAATTGGAGTCTTACTCTTCTTTAGTGAGCTGGGTGTTTTCTTTTCCCATCATTACTTTCAAGTGCTTTAGAGTTGCTTATAGATAGGGTGACTTCACCCTGACACAGTTGAAGAGACTGGAGCAGGGACTTGTGGTTTGTGCTCAGAGCCCAATTTAAAATGACACCGCTAGAGCTCGAGGGTCTCCATCCTGATTTCAGACAGAGAATGATAGAAACcacattcagggctggggttgtggctcattggcagagcgcttgccttgcacatgt is a window of Ictidomys tridecemlineatus isolate mIctTri1 chromosome 15, mIctTri1.hap1, whole genome shotgun sequence DNA encoding:
- the Gins3 gene encoding DNA replication complex GINS protein PSF3, with the protein product MSEAYFRVESGALGPEENFLSLDDILMSHEKLPVRTETPIPRLGAFFLERSAGAERDHELPQGSKIELPLWLAKGLFDNKRRILSVELPKIYQQAWRTVFSADANVVDLHKMGPHFYGFGSQLLHFDSPENADISQSLLQTFIGRFRRIMDSSQNAYNEDTSALVAKLDEMERGLFQTGQKGLNDFQCWEKGQASQITASSLVQNYKKRKFTNMED